The Bubalus kerabau isolate K-KA32 ecotype Philippines breed swamp buffalo chromosome 8, PCC_UOA_SB_1v2, whole genome shotgun sequence genomic sequence GAAAGAACAAGGTTCATTTCTGTGTTAAAACTGCTGGAAAGGtaagttctttcttcttttggagACTTGGAGGGAAAGGGTGATCAAGCAACCTTTAAACGTAGAaaattagggaattccctggcggtcggtggttaagactcagtgctttcactgccatggtccatgttcaatccctggttgcaaAAGTAAGATTCCAAGAGACATgtgtgcagccaaataataaataataaagacatgtgtgcagccaaataataaagaacaaaagtagaaaattaaataaacatgaaGCCTTGTgaacaagtttttttttccttcctcattcCCCTGCAGTGTGcttttctgagaatcaaaaagaGGGCCATTGTGCAACCTGCAAAAGGCAGTCAGGGATATTTGCCCTTGGAATTTTTAGAACATGTCTGCAACACAAACATGCGTTGCTGTTACACAGTCAAAATAGTGTGCTGATGGGGACCCTAAACTTTTCATAGTAAAAAATCAGAATTAGTGATGCAAAACATTAGAGCTAAGGACCACACAAATGGTCTATAGAACAATATTGTTTTAAATACAAGCCAGCATTAaagttaaaagtttttattttgtaattgagCAAGAAAGATGGGCGGTAAGTGAATTTTAGTTTACCTGAAGAGCTTTTGCAGCCGGGAAAATATTgacaaagtaataaaaaaattgCTGAGTACATGCTGTGGGCCAGGTACTCTCTTGAATGGCTGATGAAGGGTACTGAGACCTGgagaagtgacttgtccaaatgGACAGAGCTAACCATTGGTAGAGCTGAGGCTGAACTCCGGATTTTCAGACTATGAAGTTCTTTGGAGTGTTTTTGTTTAagctgggttttgtttgtttgtttgtttgttttgtggccTAGGAATCACAGCATTGTTCTTTCCTAGGAGCAAGGCAGGCAGCTCTATAATATGGGCAGAGAGCTCTCTTTGGAAGGATGGAAGACCCTGCTCTCCCCATTCATGAACATCTCTTAATGGTTTGTGCATGTACTAGGAAGGGTAAATAGTGAATGGTAGTCCCAGAGAAAGCCACACTATTGCATATCAGCTGGAAAGTCAACTTGCCCCCAGAAAACAGTACATTCTTTCTTACAGTTTATATACTTAGAAGTTAGGACAGGAGAAGGCAGGAGTGGGGAGGGATAGCGGGTGGATGTGGGGAGGGGCATGATTTCTACAGGGCCAGAGGGTCAAGCAGTAAGTCGGCAGAAAGGTGTGTTGTTTgtttgctaagtcttgtccaactctttgcgacctcttggactgcagcactccaggcttccctgtccttcactgactCCCGGAGGAAGCCTTTTCTCCAGGGAGAGAGGTTCCTAGCTACTGGGCACATGGAGGCCCATTATTTGCCACAGGAGGAGTGTCAGTTATATTCAATACACTTAAATCCCTAAATTTCAGGTCTATGTTTCTCTCCATAAATTTCCAAATTTTCATGCTTATCACTCAGTGTGAAGTCTTCAGTGCTTGGCAGGTGATCCATTTCAAATCGACATCTCCAAGGTGTGAGGCTGGCAGGTTAAGTTTATAAAAATGAGAATTCTTAGGAAAACTATAACTCATAAGTTGGGACACTAAGAATTTGGGAGCTGGAGTTCTCAAGGATGGAGAAAGGGGTTCTTCAGCTCCCCAAAGTTTGGGAAGTTTGGAGTTCATTCAGGGCTTAATACAAGGCAATATTAAGAGACAAACGCCAAGAATCCAGGGCTGGCTCAGGATCCAGGGATCGGGAGCACCACGTATATTGGGGGTCTGCTAAAATGCAGATTGCTTGGCCCTACACCAGACATAATAGCTGGGGTCGGACTCCTCAGGGGATTCTGATACCTCCAGTCCAGGTGCTGACATTTGAGAACCACGGGCTGCGGGTTGGTTATCAAGCTCAGGTTTGCAGGACAGCCGTATAACGATGAAGGCTTCAAAGAAATCGTGTAGCCTTTGCAGGGGAGGAATACAATGGACTAGCTTTGGGAAGGACAGACTGGTTCAGAATGGATCTGGCAGCCTAGGAGGGTCTGGAAGAGTAGTTAATTCGGGAGGAGCAGGCAGAGGGGCGGGTCCGGGTGGGGTAACAGCGCCTAGATCAGCACCGGTAGCAAAGAGCGAGCTGTGTCAGCGTTAAGTTTCTGTGTCCGAAACAGAGGGCTCCAGGAGCTGAGCGCCGAGGTCCGGCACGCCCATCCCTGGCTCCACCAGGGCCGTCTACACCCCTGACCTTTCGTCAGGGCGCCACCAGGCCCACAAAGCGAGACCCCGTCTGGTGGCGCGAACGGCGCGCTCAGGCGGCGGCCCCGGACGCTATCACCTCAGGGAAGGGACTGAGACGCTCCGTCGGTCAGGTAACTACCGCTTCCCCGCCCCTCCCTACGTCacagggaggggggggggggcgggtcggCTCTGTGACGTCATGGGGGGGGGTGTGCCAGCGGAAGTGACGTGAAGCGGCGGTGCGGCCTGGGTAACGGCCGGGCTAACGATGGCTGGTATGTCGGTTCTGAAGCGACTGGCGCCTTTCGCTCACGTTGGAGGCCACCTCTTCAGAGGCCGCTGCGCGAGGGCGGCTGGAGCCCGTGGCGTCCGTCGGTGAGTATTGCCTACGGTTGGGGCTTCGCCCGCTTCTAGCGGAAGGCACTAGCCTTCGGGACGCCCTCACCTTGACGCCGAGCAGCAGGGGCAGATCCTGGTCTGCGGCGGCCTCCACCCCTGAGGCATGCTGGGACTTGGAGTCTGACGGCGCGACGCCGGGGCTGGGGGAGCCGGTAGAGGTGTATATCTGACGGTCTCGGGCCAGAGGGAGGCTGCCCCTGGGAAGCTGACCAGTTGAACGTGGAGACAGTTGGAGCTAATCTGGAATCAAGGACAGGAGCTGAGGAGGCGAGGGCGTCAGGGAGAGGAAATCACCTGTACAGGGTAGTTTGAAGCTTCAAGCTTGAGGCAAGATGAGGCCAGAGATGAGGCCGGAGACCTCGGGTCATAGGGAAAGAATGGAAGAGGCTCCTTATGCGTGGCTATGccctagcttccctggtggctcagacggtaaaggatctgcccgcaatgcgggagacccgagttcgatccctggatcaagaagatttccccggagaagggaatggcaacctactctagtattcttgcctggggaatcctctcaacagaggagcctggcgggctacgctccatgggggtcacaaagagtcggacacgactgaccgactaaaACACAGAGGCCTGCCTGAGAGATTTCCAACAGAGGCGCTGATCGGTCGTTTTAATCAGATGTCACGTGGGCACGTTTTAATTCTAAAAAGTTACTATGGTTGTAGAGTGGTGAATTAGGCCTCCAAGGCACGAGAGTGgagtgggaaagggtgggaagagagCCAAAAGTGGATGTTTGGGCAATGTtggaagttttcttttaaaaaatattttatagaacagTTTTCTgtcgcccccccccaaaaaaaaattgagaggaaggtacagagatttcccataaacCCAAGCCACACATGCATAGCTTGCTTCATTATCAGCATCCCCCACCGGAGGGTACGTTTGTTACAGTTGATAAGCCTATGTTGACAGATTATTGTCACCCAAAGCCTGTAGTATCCTTTAGAGTTTACCTTTGCAACACCAGAATTTAAGAGAGTGAGCAAAAGCAGAGTCACCCATGATGTAGCGGGAGAAGCCCACTGGAGAGCCCAGTGCTGATGCCGAGAGGGCAGGTCTACCAAAAGCAAGCTGGGAGTGCAGAGAGATTAAGAGCAGGACTGAAAACAGTACACTGGATTTTCCCAGGTGATGTTCCAGGCCCCTCTGACCACGGTCCACACTTTACCAAGACGCACTGCAAAATAGTGGTTAAAAGCAGGATTCTGCCCCCAGACTGTCTGTTCAAATCTCACCTCTGCCACGCTCTTGCTGTCTGATCTTGGAAAAGTTTCATGATCTCTTAAGAACTGAGTTTTCTCACCGGTTTATTTGGGATAATAATGTTGACTCCCAGGGAAGTAAACGAGTAACAAATCTCTGAAGTGTTGTGAGTTGCTGGTACTCAGTAAAGACCATACAAGTATTGTATAAAGAGCTGTTGTTATTAGGGAACTGAGACCCAGCTAAATGAAAAGATTGACTTGTCTAAAGCCACGTGTCTGTTATGAATATGGAATTGGGACAGATGtagaatggagaaaaggaaaaggcatgTGTGACCTGAGAAGGACAGAGATCGAGAGCCACCAACAACAGCCTTTGAGCCTGCGTGGGAAGACGAGGGGGTGTTCCTCTTTGCTGCGGTCTTGGTACTTCCATGCCAAGATTTTAATGatttattaaaagttaaaaaaaaattaatctgtcGTAGTTTCTATTTGGAGGGATGTTCAGGCCTATCTAGTTTGCCTTAGTGCAGTTAACAACTTCCTTGGAACATAAAATTAGATGTTTATGGACTCTTTATATTCTTTAATCATGGCAATCATTATGTCGTCCAtcctttctctaattgcagtgttTCAAATCTTTGTTCAAAAAGATTTATACCTTGCAGTCAATGACCCACTTATTTCATAGTTAAAACAAGATGTAACTCTCACAATAATGAAATGTGGAGAGTTCCTGGGAAGGGGTTTAAACTATAATtttcaaaacttattttaaatgagTTTAACTGATGGGCACTTACTACTAGATTGTATCTAAAACTTGTCAAAAAGGAAGCCTGTTGTTAACATATTGAATTCCCACCCCCATGGTTTGTTTACATAATGTAGTATCTATGCACAGATAGCTCCTGCATAGGTACTGTTAAATAAAATTGGCATACAGAAACAGTGTGATAAATTCAGGGTGTAAAGTAGTGATGCTTGACAGAAGCTTTTAAAAGTAACATGTGCGGAGGGTTATTGGTGGCTCAAACAATAAATGCACATGGAAGCGCTTTGCAGTCTGTAAAGTTCCATACAAATGTAATACCATATTCTAAGTAAAAAATTAGTACTATATGTTAGTAAAAGATTACCTAAAAACTGACTAAAGTTTAGAAGCTGGctttaataaatgtttgaaaaaaaagtaatatatggTCACTGTAAAAAAGGATACATACTTACAtgaatacacacatgcatgcagaaaGAATAAAACCCATTTCTTATACCATCTGTAGCtaattactattaatattttatatagaatCTTTCAAATAAAAGTGTTGGATAGATATTTACATAAATATGGAATTAATGTTGTTTGTGGGCAGTATTTAAGAGCTTGGGCTTTGTCACCAAACAATAATAATACTCCAGTGTCCTCATTTGTAAACATTGATAACCATAGATCTATCTCATCAggttgttttgaaaattaaatgataatgTATAAAGTGCTTTGTGTGGTGTCTGACAGGTGATAAGACACTCTGTAAATAGTAACTATTAGTCATCTTTTAGAGTAGAAGAGAATAAAAAGGGTACTAGGTAATATGTATCGAGAACCATGGAAGTATTAATATTCACAAAACTGTCGTGCATTATGAAGTAATTTTACTGAAGTTTTTGTACAGATATTCATTTCTGTGTCAAACAAAAGGGAACATTGTTTTATAAGCTGATTCTTACCTGGAATGAAATTTGTGAACACGTTTTATATAGAAACTTTCTTTGAAATTCTATATCCATTTTTATGTAATAGTATATGTATAGCTGTTGAAAGGGACTTAAAAGTAGCCCTGTTAGGTACAACTTACATTATTTACATTAGATTCAAGCTATAATAATTAAActccaacaaaataaaatgagtaaAGCCCTATGTATGATATCCCACACCTTGTCAACAGTatctaaatgaaaaaacaaaaaacagaaaaacttgtTCAAACTTAACTGTTTAAGTCTCTTTGCTTTGTTCAGTGCTGTTGGCTTATTAAAAAGGATCTAAGTTCTCTTTTCCATAAAGTGGTCTTTTAATAAAGATTGTATTACTAATACAGCAGAGGACATAATTTGTCTTTGAAACAGATGGCTCTCCAGAACAAAATTAATTTGCTGATTTGTTTCTCTGGATAAGCTAGTGACCTACTACAGATTCACGATCCCTTAACCGTGTGGGGCCAGTACCCCCCTAATCAGCACATTCATATCTGGTGTAAAATGTGTGGATATTCACTGAATGAACATCATAATTAGCCTCTCGTCAGTTCAGGCCAGTTTTTGCCGCTGCACAGGTTTACAGCACGCTTATGCAAGTGGAGTATTTTGAGGGACCATGGAGCATTATCCTTGTTTTTTTTgcggaggaggagagaaaggtttAGTTTCTGGCTGTAACTCATAGAGTTTTGGATGAGCTCGAAGACAGGGCAAGCTGCTTCACATGTCCGTTTTGTCATGTAGGGCTGGTGGAGGTGCGCACATTGAGCCCCGGTACAGACAGTTCCCACAGCTGACCAGATCCCAGGTGATCCAGGCCGAGTTCTTCAGTGCGACCATGTGGTTCTGGATTCTCTGGCGCTTCTGGCACGACTCAGATGCTGTGCTGGTAAGTGCTGGAGAGTAGTCCTTGTCCTTCTttgggtgtggggagggaagaTATGTTAACAGCTTagattgtttttctgtttgtagCCTGTTTTTCTATCTGGAGGTATGTTGTCCTTATGTGTATGCAGGGATCCTTTTATTTTAGGAAACATTATCATCTCTGACCTTTTCCACCCAGGGATGTACACGTAGATACTGCGTGTCTTACGGTTGCCAACTGGTGGCCGTATCTGGAAGGGAGACTACAGAAGCTAATTCTCTTACCTTCCAAGCTGGGTAGGGGGTTTTCGGCAGGTAAAGTTTCACCCTTAAATGCCTTTAAATGATACATGTCATCTAGTCTGTCTAGAGGCCCAAGGCAGCCAGGTTAAGTGGAATGGATGTGAGCTAATTTGTCTGAAGCAGGGAAATTAATTACTGGTGACCTTCTAACATGTAACTGGCCTCAAATGAGCTTTTAATCACATTTGCACAGATGCCATTCTCTAGGAAACTACAGTTTTAGGCCATTGAAATCCGTGCTTATTGATCCAGAATACTTTGAATTTCAGTAAAtttagttaaatttttttaaggataGGGAAAAATCTTAAATTTACACAGTGAGTTCTAGAAGCATCAGGTTGATTGGTGCCCCACTTCTCTTAGAATGTCTGTGCCCGCGTCACCCAGAAAGAGGCCACCTGGTGTCCGGGAGCTGGCGGCGCATGGACTCCTCTGCCTCACTGTGGGGCGGCCGCCGGGCCCGTGTGGCAGGAGGCGGCGCAGGCCCTAGAGGAGTCCACACGAAGCTCTAGGCCTCCCAGCGGGAACGGCAGGACAGTTTGAGACACTATGTTTTGTCAGGGATTCAAGACAACACTGTTGTCAAGGGAGTCACAATTCAGGGATTCTTGTGACGTGGGGTGTCTTTGAAATCTGTTGTCTCCGTTCCCCCTTCCTTCCATCCAAAACTCATACTCAAATGCTGGCTCAGGCAGAAGCTCCAAAATGGCCAAGCTTCTCAAATTCAGGCCGCGGCGCATTCTGAACAGATTGAAGAATAGTTGGACCATCAGATGGTTGAAGTGCAATAGAATTTGCTCCTGGGGTATATAAAGGATTGTTTATTATTTAAATCACTTTCCCCaccaagatttcttttaaaatttaatcaacTGTATGGAGTATAGATTATTAATAGTTTTGTGAAGTATAGAttcttgaactttttttttaattgattgtcCTTAGGGTCACTTTCCTTATCCCGACCCTTCCCAGTGGACGGATGAGGAATTGGGTATCCCTCCGGATGATGAAGACTGAAATCGGAGGCTCAGCTCTTGCCAAATGGGTGCACCCCATGTTTCTTGTTATGTTTAACATTTGTCTGTAAACATGTTTTGACTTTGCACCTATGGTGGTTCCGAAGAAACAGTGCATTTTATAACAGTATAAAGACTAATTAACACATCATGTCTAACTTCTGGTTTTCCTATTTTCACATTTGCTGTCATTCTGCCCCTTCCTCCCCCTACACACTTTTAGTCTCATCttccttttcatgttttaaaaaattattttttcttcagctTTGTTACAGTTTAGGGTCCCAtttgtctgtctattgatcaaaGACTTTAAGCACCAGCTCTGCTGGACAAGATAGATAGGGAGCTTGTTTGTAGTTACAGAAATAGTTCTAATGAAAAATTTGAGCATATGGGAATGTTACATATTGGAATTGTGTGGAAATTAACTCTTTCAACAGTAAAAGGTTATGGCCCTTTCATTTTCCAGAACAGGAGGTTTTTCTTTCAAAAGGAAGATACTGGGAGGAATTCTTTTCCTCATAAATCCTTCAGGGATTAAGACACTGCATGGATAATAGATGTAAAATAAAGCCCAGACTCttaaagcttttaaaagaaaGCACAGGAGACTATCTTAATAATCTTAAGGCAGACAAAAAACTTTTGGAGAAAAGCACTGATTAAAATAGTAACTTTTATTTAGCCTCACCAAAAATTTATGCTATCAAAAGATACCATTAAGGACTGAAATATATAAGCCActaatttggaaaaaatatagcaTCTATATCCAACAAAGGGCTTGTATCTGGTATATGTAAAGAACCCCTATAATCATAAATTAGATTGAACAGtccaactgaaaaatgggcaaaagcctTGAGCAGATACTTCACAAACGAAGATACATGAATGGCCAATAATCACATGAAAAAGGCTCTTAATGTCATttatcaccagggaaatgcaaattaaagctacaATAAGATATCTCTTACACTTACTAGGATGGCTAAAATAGGACTGACTGCTTTAAATGTTAGTGACAGTTTGGAGCAACTAGCAATATTTGCTAGTAAGAGTGTAAAACAGTACAGTGATTTTGTAGAATTGTTTGGCAGCTTCTAATGAAGTTAAACGTGTATCCTAGGATTCAGCAACTGTATTCCTAGgatttactcaagagaaatgaaaactatatCTCCATAAAAGACATGTACAAAATTTTGCATAATATCTCCAAACTAGACCTAATTGTACATCAgtgagagaatggataaacatatTACAGTATATTCATTCAACTGAATAATAATTCAGTGATTAAAAACAAGCTATAAGACGATCATTTAGATGAATCTGAGAGTCCTCATATTAAGCAAAAGGAGTGAACGTCACTTAAAAGTACATAATGAATGATTCCATTCATATCAAGTCCACAAACTGGTGAAACTGTAGAGGTAGGGTAGGGGTTATGTGGGTGTATACAGTTGTCAAAATTCATTGAACTAAACCCATAGTATctgcacatttttattttaattacacctccataaaaatgtaaaaaacataaaaaccattGCACATTAATAATTGCCATCATTCAAAACACCTTGGAAATTGTTTTAAAGAATATGAAGCATTAAGGGTCAGTTAAGTGTTCCTGTTAAATCAGACTACTAGTATTGCTGTTATTTTAATTAGAAGTAGTTTATTGACATAAAAATCACAGCAGTTTTGAgtatgtggggtggggggtggggacagtTAAGCTGTTTTACAGCTTGTTTTGTGTCTCTGGCTTTGCTATGGACCAGGTAGAGGTCCCCGTCCTCACCAGGCCTCTTTGTTTCTCCAGTGTTAGTAGGTCTGCAACACTAGCCTCTCCTGTCTTCTCATATATTTTCCAATATTCCTGCACACAGTCATTAACATTTTAATGGTTAGACTGTAAGCCTGTTGAGAAAGCAAGGTGATTTGACTCCTCTGCAAGGCTACTCACATGATTGATGCTCAGTGAATGCTTGAATAATTGAATGAACAAGAGCGATGGATTTGAAGCTTTCCAACTTTTGTTTCCCTGCAGGAGCCAGGTGAGAATTTCAAGAAATTAAGGACATCATATTGTATATTAAAGTTGTAAATTAAAGTGTGTTGGCCAAGAATGAGGAACTGAGTTATGGATATTTCTGATGATGATTTCCTGTGCACTAAACTGCTGTGCCAACTGCTTATAGCCCTTTTTGTGGATCTTCTTGGGTACCCCATGGTATAGATGATCAGTGAGGATCAAAGTTCAAGGAAATGAAGTCACCTTACTTAGGGTCACACACTGCTGAGTGAATGACATGAGGTCTGACCCCATGCTTAACAGCAGTGCCATGCTGCCTACCTGCTTAGCTGTCTGTCACATGTACATTGACAGTTTGTGAAGATCTTGCTATTTCTCTGCAGCTAGCGTTTTCTTGCCCAAAGTATACAGAGGTTAGAGGCCGGTGCAGTCCATCTCGTGTTTATGTATCTCTTGTGGGCTCGACATTGTGTTGAGTCACCATTTGTGGAACTCTTAagacagtgttcttgcctggagagtcccagggacaggggagcctggtgggctgccgtctctggggtcgcacaaagtcggacatgactgaagtgacttagcagcagcaagacatgTTTCTATCTAGGAATTCTTAGGGCCAGAAGAATGTGAGATAAGGGTGAAACAGGACAATGCAGTTTTTCAAGAGTTTGTTTCAAAGTACTTTTCAACTTTCTGTAGTATCATAATTCTGAGAGGAGGTAGGACAGAATTTTTTCTATCTACAGATAAAAATATGCACTAGAGTAGCTTAAGGATTTGCCCAGAAGCATCGCTGttcacatttttatgtttttgactATCTAGGTGTTGGGGCTGCCATGCTAAACAAGACAGGTGAGAACTCAGACTTTGGCAAGGACAGACAGACAAGTAGAGAGTTGCTGTGAAGGCAGTTAACACTGGGTGCTGGGGGGGTCCATACTGATCCTTTTTCGTGGACAGAAGGCATCTGAGCTGAAACCTGACACAGAGCAGGAATCAGCTGTGTGGGGTCTGAAGGAAGAGTGCCCCGGGGACAAGGAAGAGCAAGGACCAAGGTCTAGGGTGGGACCAGGGTCACCATGTTTAAGGGACAGAAAGTCCACTGGGCTTCcagcaggggaggagagggtgggactagATGAGGTCAGGCAGTGAGAAAGCTTCTCACAAGTTTTAAGCAGGGGATGGTCCAATTTGAGTTCCTAGTTCCTAGGCTTTCACTCGCCCTTTGGTTCTCCCCAGTGGTCAGAATGGGCCCAAtggcagcaaaagcagtttttcACCCTCCCCACTGTTGCCTCCAGCAGTCCTGAGCCTGATGCACAGGTGCTGGACACTCCTGGTTTTGTGTTTACTCACCTGTGTAGGAGTGTGCTGTCTCACCTGATAAGTATTCGTGGTCTTTAGAAGACCGTCAGATTCCTATGTACTTTTTAGGTctcagtttttgttgttttccattGTTGCTCCTCCCCCCATCAATAGAGTTGTTTGGGAAAGACTACAGTGGACTCAAGTAGGATAACCCCATTAGCTTTTTTCCTGAGAAATCAACCAGAATTGCTTGACTTGAATTAAAAGATTACTTAAACTAGCCGTCTTTTAAAATCTGCCAATGTGGCCTCCATATGCTGAATCCT encodes the following:
- the NDUFB2 gene encoding NADH dehydrogenase [ubiquinone] 1 beta subcomplex subunit 2, mitochondrial, which gives rise to MAGMSVLKRLAPFAHVGGHLFRGRCARAAGARGVRRAGGGAHIEPRYRQFPQLTRSQVIQAEFFSATMWFWILWRFWHDSDAVLGHFPYPDPSQWTDEELGIPPDDED